The following proteins are co-located in the Leptospira weilii genome:
- a CDS encoding putative lipoprotein, whose translation MKRIQKLLISLTLGLTIISLNHCFISESISTGVESLSKSSDSLESLSKSIKSLSVSVSSIFSSSSGNDEEKEKAYLKDVRDLTAMHFENGFQEIEFKNDLSTLAFRNGLTNWKSLRVTYLGIGSGLRKAGIDEDAFQTFVQGLGTSKPEIVESIRKGFHQL comes from the coding sequence ATGAAACGCATTCAAAAACTACTCATCTCCCTGACACTAGGACTTACCATAATCAGCCTCAACCACTGTTTTATTTCCGAATCCATCTCCACCGGAGTCGAATCCCTCAGCAAATCTTCCGATTCGTTAGAAAGTCTCTCCAAGTCAATCAAGTCACTTTCTGTTTCCGTGAGTTCCATTTTTTCTTCTTCCTCTGGCAACGACGAAGAGAAAGAAAAAGCGTATCTCAAAGACGTTCGCGATTTAACTGCGATGCACTTTGAAAACGGATTTCAAGAGATCGAATTCAAAAACGATCTCTCCACTTTAGCTTTTCGAAACGGACTCACAAACTGGAAGTCGTTGCGGGTAACGTATTTGGGAATCGGAAGCGGACTTAGAAAAGCGGGAATAGACGAAGATGCGTTTCAAACCTTCGTACAAGGACTTGGAACTTCCAAGCCGGAAATCGTAGAATCTATTCGTAAAGGATTCCATCAACTCTGA
- a CDS encoding glycoside hydrolase family 36 protein, translating to MKAILRYKVYENSFTSSFEISGKGTKTSSDCGNFCLSLGHKKTGKNETFKPHLEWIGEQRPKAGTEILNLEIELPPHMLGEPKIFQQGYQSWSLSTVHSLADADESPRLDFLRYSQENFYTNHSGVGGDWQSEGMILLISSTKDSHYFAGAIGPGEQGVKFRVLSPQRKEELENSKKKSWIPDSGISLIYDFYRYEDFRGNKLSLTPIAITRFTTAPEAFLKKYFGELGKTHKVKLSATPVPTGWCSWYQYYTKISEKIILKNLALVKEKKLPIQFFQIDDGYQKEIGDWLTTNDRFPGGMRLLAEEIRREKLTPGIWLAPFLVRKKSEFYQKYPEAILKDRDGKPVPALWNPHWGMDYTYCIDVTHPTSRDFLENVLKTIVKDNGYPYLKLDFLYAALLPGWTYDRSISPHKRYTDTIRFIRKVVGKDAFLLGCGAPIYPSIGLFDAMRIGCDVAPFWEREKTRILAKDKHALSTERALINDITRSSMHRNLWYNDPDCLLVRESKNHMTLAQTQLMASVMAVSGGMILVSDDLSLIGEERLALLKKILELGVKCRSKTPVPIGIASGSFPSALYNPAGFLGIWNPSEEENTIEIRVPFVSKLKQFPDYWTGKVPESLEYSSKNGILKLKLPAFGSVVLQTAKVV from the coding sequence ATGAAAGCCATTTTAAGATACAAAGTCTATGAGAATTCCTTTACATCCTCATTTGAAATTTCCGGCAAAGGAACCAAAACTTCCAGTGACTGCGGAAATTTTTGCCTTTCCCTTGGTCATAAAAAAACGGGGAAGAACGAAACATTCAAACCGCATCTCGAATGGATCGGAGAACAAAGACCCAAAGCCGGAACCGAAATTCTCAATCTGGAAATAGAACTCCCGCCGCACATGTTAGGCGAACCGAAGATCTTCCAACAAGGTTATCAATCTTGGAGTCTTTCCACCGTTCACTCCCTTGCAGACGCAGACGAATCGCCAAGATTGGATTTCCTTCGATATTCTCAGGAAAATTTCTATACGAATCATTCCGGTGTCGGAGGGGATTGGCAAAGCGAAGGAATGATACTTCTGATATCTTCCACAAAGGATTCGCATTATTTTGCAGGGGCAATCGGTCCCGGAGAACAGGGGGTAAAGTTCAGAGTCCTTTCTCCTCAAAGAAAAGAAGAACTGGAAAACTCCAAAAAGAAATCCTGGATTCCCGATTCCGGAATTTCCTTGATCTACGACTTTTATCGCTACGAAGATTTCAGAGGGAATAAACTTTCCCTCACTCCAATTGCAATAACTCGTTTTACGACAGCCCCGGAAGCATTTTTAAAAAAGTATTTCGGCGAATTAGGAAAAACTCATAAAGTAAAACTCTCCGCAACGCCCGTTCCAACCGGGTGGTGTTCTTGGTACCAATACTACACGAAAATTTCCGAAAAAATCATTTTGAAAAATCTCGCACTTGTAAAAGAGAAAAAACTTCCGATTCAATTCTTTCAAATCGACGACGGTTATCAAAAAGAGATCGGGGATTGGCTGACCACGAACGACCGATTTCCCGGAGGAATGAGACTTTTAGCCGAAGAAATCCGAAGGGAAAAATTGACTCCGGGAATTTGGCTCGCACCCTTTCTCGTCAGAAAAAAATCCGAATTCTATCAGAAATATCCCGAAGCCATCCTCAAAGATCGAGACGGAAAGCCCGTACCTGCGCTTTGGAACCCTCACTGGGGAATGGACTACACGTATTGTATCGACGTCACTCATCCCACCTCCCGAGATTTTCTAGAGAACGTCCTAAAAACGATCGTAAAGGACAACGGATATCCGTATCTCAAACTAGACTTCTTATACGCCGCCCTTCTTCCCGGTTGGACCTACGATCGGAGTATCTCGCCTCACAAACGTTATACGGACACGATTCGATTCATCCGTAAAGTCGTCGGTAAAGACGCGTTCCTTCTCGGATGCGGAGCGCCGATCTATCCGTCAATCGGGTTGTTCGATGCGATGAGAATCGGTTGTGACGTGGCGCCTTTCTGGGAAAGAGAAAAAACGAGAATTCTCGCAAAGGACAAACATGCGCTCAGTACCGAAAGAGCCCTGATTAACGACATCACTCGCTCTTCGATGCACAGAAACTTATGGTACAACGATCCGGACTGCCTTTTGGTTCGAGAAAGTAAAAATCACATGACTCTCGCACAAACTCAACTGATGGCGAGCGTAATGGCAGTGAGCGGCGGAATGATTCTCGTAAGCGACGATCTCTCCCTAATCGGAGAAGAAAGACTCGCACTTTTAAAAAAAATACTGGAACTCGGAGTCAAGTGCAGAAGTAAAACTCCCGTTCCGATCGGAATTGCTTCCGGATCGTTTCCATCGGCGCTTTACAATCCCGCAGGCTTTTTAGGAATTTGGAATCCAAGTGAAGAAGAAAATACGATCGAAATCCGAGTTCCTTTCGTCTCTAAACTCAAACAATTTCCGGACTACTGGACAGGAAAAGTTCCCGAGTCCCTCGAATATTCTTCGAAAAATGGAATTCTCAAATTAAAACTTCCTGCATTCGGTTCCGTGGTATTACAAACCGCAAAAGTTGTTTGA
- a CDS encoding ribonuclease D, whose product MPPKPSTIKPELFLGDLSEKRFEEYKADDRLAVDCEMMGLNPRRDRLCVVQICDSSNNVSLVQIFPDQKEAPLLKSLFENSEIVKIFHFARMDSLFLRYRLGISLENVFCTKIASKLARTYTDKHGLKDLIKEFYDEVIDKKNQSSDWGKKILTKDQIEYASGDVKYLISLEQKLTEILVREGRDSLAREAFRCLPVFNQIDWLEMPSLFEH is encoded by the coding sequence ATGCCTCCAAAACCTTCAACTATAAAACCAGAGCTTTTTCTCGGAGATCTTTCGGAAAAAAGATTTGAAGAGTATAAGGCGGATGATCGCCTAGCGGTCGACTGCGAGATGATGGGACTCAATCCTAGAAGAGATAGACTTTGTGTCGTACAGATTTGCGATTCTTCCAATAACGTAAGTTTGGTTCAAATTTTCCCCGATCAAAAAGAAGCCCCATTACTTAAGTCTTTGTTCGAAAATTCGGAAATCGTAAAAATTTTTCATTTTGCGAGAATGGATTCTCTCTTTCTTCGTTATCGTTTGGGAATCTCTTTGGAGAACGTTTTTTGTACGAAAATTGCGAGCAAACTTGCGCGGACATACACGGACAAACACGGTCTTAAGGATCTCATCAAGGAATTTTACGACGAGGTGATCGATAAGAAAAATCAGTCTTCCGATTGGGGAAAGAAAATTCTTACCAAAGATCAAATCGAGTATGCGAGCGGCGACGTAAAGTATCTGATTTCCCTCGAACAAAAACTCACAGAGATCCTCGTAAGAGAAGGCAGGGATTCCCTTGCCAGGGAGGCCTTTCGTTGTCTTCCCGTTTTTAATCAGATCGATTGGCTTGAGATGCCTTCCCTTTTCGAACATTGA